ATTTTCAAAAAGATGAGGTACAGGCACAAGGAGGTGCTAAGTGAAAAAGTTTGAACAGTTTGTTTTTAATATTTTAGGCTCAAAATCAAAGCAGTGGATGGTAATCTTCCTTACTCTTGCTGCATTGGTAGGATCAGTTATGATGCTTCCTACAAAGATTGTTCTTGCAAAGATGCTTCCAGGAAAGAGTGCAAACACATTTTCAATCTATGTAAATGCACCTACAGACAGTTCAATTGAAGAGACAAAAAAGATAAGTGAATGTGTTGTATCTTTTTTGCAAAAAGAGAAAGAGGTAACTGACACTGAAGTCTATCTTGGTCAAGGCGCTCCACTAGATTATGCTGGGCTTGTAAAAGGATCTGCATTTAAAAACAGTGAAAATGTTGCTGAAATAGTTGTAAACTTAACAGATAAACATGAGCGTGAAGAGCCATCTTTTATGATGGTTCACAGATTGCGTCCAATTATCAAAACCAATTGTGAAGCCATTAAAGAGGGTACTGTTATTCAGATGGTAGAACAGCCTGCAGGACCTCCTACACTAGCAGCTGTTGTTGCAGAAATTTATGGAAAAGACCATAAAAGCACCTATGCATTGAGTCAAAAAATTGCTAAAATTTTTGAATCTACAGATGGATTGGTAGATGTCGATATTATGGCAGATGATCCATACAAAAAGTATGAGTTGATTCCAAATCCAGATAAAATAGCACGATCAGGGTTAAGTGTAGAACAGGTTAATAAGATACTATATTTAGCATTTGAAGGTATGGTTGTTGCACATAAAAACAGTAAAAACTATCCTGATCAGATAGGTCTTTTTGTACGTTTGAGTGATCTAACAAGACGTTTGCATGATAAAAGTAAAGAGTCTCTTCAGAGTAAATTGGCTTCACTTAAATTGATGAATAAAAAAGGTATGCTTGTACCTATGAGTGAGGTTGTTACAATTAAAGAGGTAGATGCTTCACCTACAATTATGCAGAAAAATTTACGTAGAATGATCAATGTAACTGCTGAAACTGACCTTGTTTCTCAAGTATATCCACTACTTGATGCAAGAAGTAGAATTATGGAAGAGCTTAGTGACCAATATGAGATCACAACAACTGACTATCTTTTCAATCTTCGTTTAAAAGATAAGAAGACAGGTGAAGTGTTTGATCTAAAATGGGATGGTGAGATGAAAGTAACACTTGATACATTTAGAGATCTTGGTGCTGCTTTCATTGCTGCTCTTGTATTGATCTTCCTACTTTTGGTTGTCTACTATAAAAACTTTACAATTAGCGGTATAGTGCTTGCTGGAAGTTTCTTATCTATTATCGGGGTTATTGTTGGTCACTGGGTTGCTGATCTTGTAACTGAGCATACATTCTTCCTGACAGCTACATCTCTTATTGGCTTTATTGCATTGATGGGTATCAGTTCTCGTAACTCACTACTTCTTATAGATTTTGCTAAGTCGTTAATGGTTGAAAAAGGGTTTGATAAACAGCATGCTATTGCAGTAGCAAGTGCAACAAGAGCTAAGCCTATTATGCTAACAGCTATTGCAATTATTCTTGGTTCTGCACTGCTTGCAAGTGACCCAATTTTTGGTGGTCTTGGTGTTGCGCTTATTTCAGGAACAGTAGCAGCTGTTGTTGTATCACTTATTTTTATTCCTGTTTTAATGTATCGTGCAAAAGCTATGGATTTTAAGGAGCAAAATGCCTGATATAGGGCGTTTGCTTATAGGTCTTGGAATTGTACTAATTCTCTTTGGGCTATTTGTCTTTTATATAGGCAAATTGCCCGGAGATATTGTGATTAAAAAAGAGAACTTTACTTTTTATTTCCCAATTACAACTTCTATTCTTATTTCTCTCATTCTTTCTATTATCTTTTACCTTTTCTCCAAGTTTTTTTAGGTAAAATAGCCTCAAAATTTTGAGGAGTAACTATGGCAACAATTGGTATGGGTGACCTGAAAAAAGGTATCCGATTAGAGATTGATGGACAACCTTATCGTGTTGTTGAGTATCAGCACGTTAAACCTGGTAAAGGTGCGGCTTTTGTTCGTATTAAGATTAAGTCTCTTTCAACAGGTCGAGTTATTGAAAAGACTGTTCATGCTGGTGATAAGTTTGAAACACCAAATCTAGAACAAAAGACTATGCAGTATCTTTATGATGATGGTGAAATGTTGCAGTTTATGGATACAACAACTTATGAGCAAATCGGTTTGACTCACGAGCAAGTAGGTGATGATGTCATTAAGTTTATGGATGAAGGTTTTACTGTAGACATTCTTTTCCATAATGGAAAACCTATTACTGTTGAGCTTCCACAAGTTGTTGAACTTGAAGTTGTTGAAACCCCACCAAACTTCAAAGGTGATACATCAAGCGGAAGTAGAAAACCAGCTACACTTAAAACTGGTGCTGTTGTACAGGTTCCA
The genomic region above belongs to Hydrogenimonas thermophila and contains:
- a CDS encoding efflux RND transporter permease subunit; this encodes MKKFEQFVFNILGSKSKQWMVIFLTLAALVGSVMMLPTKIVLAKMLPGKSANTFSIYVNAPTDSSIEETKKISECVVSFLQKEKEVTDTEVYLGQGAPLDYAGLVKGSAFKNSENVAEIVVNLTDKHEREEPSFMMVHRLRPIIKTNCEAIKEGTVIQMVEQPAGPPTLAAVVAEIYGKDHKSTYALSQKIAKIFESTDGLVDVDIMADDPYKKYELIPNPDKIARSGLSVEQVNKILYLAFEGMVVAHKNSKNYPDQIGLFVRLSDLTRRLHDKSKESLQSKLASLKLMNKKGMLVPMSEVVTIKEVDASPTIMQKNLRRMINVTAETDLVSQVYPLLDARSRIMEELSDQYEITTTDYLFNLRLKDKKTGEVFDLKWDGEMKVTLDTFRDLGAAFIAALVLIFLLLVVYYKNFTISGIVLAGSFLSIIGVIVGHWVADLVTEHTFFLTATSLIGFIALMGISSRNSLLLIDFAKSLMVEKGFDKQHAIAVASATRAKPIMLTAIAIILGSALLASDPIFGGLGVALISGTVAAVVVSLIFIPVLMYRAKAMDFKEQNA
- a CDS encoding DUF2905 domain-containing protein codes for the protein MPDIGRLLIGLGIVLILFGLFVFYIGKLPGDIVIKKENFTFYFPITTSILISLILSIIFYLFSKFF
- the efp gene encoding elongation factor P produces the protein MATIGMGDLKKGIRLEIDGQPYRVVEYQHVKPGKGAAFVRIKIKSLSTGRVIEKTVHAGDKFETPNLEQKTMQYLYDDGEMLQFMDTTTYEQIGLTHEQVGDDVIKFMDEGFTVDILFHNGKPITVELPQVVELEVVETPPNFKGDTSSGSRKPATLKTGAVVQVPYHILEGDKIRVDTTEGKYLDKVK